A genomic window from Lotus japonicus ecotype B-129 chromosome 1, LjGifu_v1.2 includes:
- the LOC130739646 gene encoding uncharacterized protein LOC130739646, producing MWIQEMEKIFETLHTPDAERVNLAAFMLKGDAEYWWRSARQLMTANHEAITWESFKRAFMDKDFPENAREEMENQFLRLRQGSMTVGEYAAKLEALSKHFRFFQVRVDEVYLCNRFLRGLRNEVEKSVRPLGIGLYQQVVEKARKVEAMENRQRGQSGNGGPVRSGQSQSGRYGGQKAAGRFDKGKAPMRKPYQRPTDRVPFAGRGGSTCS from the coding sequence ATGTGGATCCAGGAGATGGAGAAAATATTTGAGACGCTCCACACTCCTGATGCTGAAAGAGTGAATCTGGCCGCCTTTATGCTGAAGGGCGACGCCGAGTATTGGTGGAGAAGCGCAAGACAGCTGATGACTGCAAATCATGAGGCCATTACTTGGGAGTCTTTCAAAAGGGCTTTCATGGACAAGGACTTTCCTGAGAATGCTAGGGAGGAGATGGAGAATCAATTCCTCCGTCTGAGACAAGGTTCGATGACAGTGGGTGAGTATGCTGCCAAGTTGGAGGCTCTATCCAAGCACTTCCGTTTCTTCCAAGTGCGGGTGGATGAGGTCTACCTCTGCAACAGGTTTCTGAGGGGTTTGAGGAACGAGGTCGAGAAGTCTGTCAGGCCGCTGGGGATCGGGCTTTATCAACAGGTAGTTGAGAAGGCCCGTAAGGTAGAGGCGATGGAGAACAGACAAAGGGGTCAGTCTGGCAATGGAGGACCTGTTCGCTCAGGACAGAGCCAATCAGGAAGGTATGGTGGACAGAAAGCTGCTGGAAGATTTGACAAGGGCAAGGCGCCGATGaggaagccttatcagcgtcctactGACCGGGTGCCTTTTGCTGGAAGGGGTGGTAGCACCTGCTCCTAA